The window CCCGGAACGCCTGGCCGACATCGACCCGGACATGGGCGAGATGCATTTCCCGGTCACCGACATTCGCGCCCGCACGCCGTACAGCACGCCCAACATCCCGGCGCTGCTGACCCTGCCGCTGGTGTTCGAGGAGCATCAGGCCATGGGCGGTTCCGCCGCCAAAGGCGCTCGGCTCAATTACCTGCGCAACCGATGGGTGAGCGCTGTGCGCGAGTTGCCGGGGATCGAAGTCATGACCCCGGACGACCCGCGACTGTATTGCGGCATCACTTCAATGCGCTTTACCCGGCATGCCGATCAACAGGTAATGGTCGAGCGGCTGCTCAAGGACTACAACCTGTTTACCGTGGCGCGCAGTGGTGCCGCGAGCGGTCCGTGCATTCGCATAACCCCGGGGCTTACCACCACGGCTGCAGACATGGATTTGCTGGCCCGGGCGCTGACCGAACTGCGCTGACGTCACACGGTGTGTTTGTCGAAGTCCTCGGGCTTGATCTGCGTCGACACCGCGAAGGTGTCGATGCCGATGGTCGTGTGCCCGAAGTAGCCGTCTATATTCGAGTCTCGACTCAGGGTGTGAACGTTCAAGGTCGACGCTTCGCCGCCCATGTTTTCATAGAAAAAGTCTTGATCGTTGGTCAGCGGCGAAACGGCTCGACCACGGTACTCCTTGGCGTTGAGTACCGAGCGCGAGGCGACTTCGGGAAAGTAGAGCTGACCGACCCAGGCAACATGCCGCTCTTCCAGGTAGTTGTTGCCTTCCATAATGCGTACCACGACGTGGATGTGCAGCGCTCGGCCGGCGTAGAACCCCGGATAGATCGTGGTAAACCGCACGATGCCGTTCTTGTCGGTAAATTGCCCGCCTCGCAGGTAAGTGTCGTCGTCGGTTCGCGGGATCGAGCCTATGTCGTCGACGTCGATTTCCGTGTCTGGATTGACCTTGCTCCAGCCCGAATACGCCCCGCGTGCGTTGCAATGCCAGATATCCACCAGCGCGTCAGTCACCGGTTGACCGGTCATGGCATCGACGATCGTCAGCCTCAGCACCAAGGGAATGCCATCCATCCCTTCGCTGATGTTTCGTCTGATCAGTTTCGCATTGCGGAAATAAGGACCGGCGATCTGTTCGGGTGAAAGCAGGTAAACCGCGGGTGCGGGTGAAATCGGAGTGTTGTCTTCCATGACGTTCTCTCTTCCATAAGAAGAACGCAGGTTAACGCTGGCCGAGCAGCGAGGTGCGGTAACTATGTATCGCATGATGTCGATCTGTAGCAGCTGCCGAAGGGGCTCGACAGCTGCTACAAAGAGCGAGTCGACAGCCAAGAGGGTTTTCATTGGGCAAAAAAAAACGGTGCACCGACCAAGCGCACCGTAAAGCCGTAGAACACACAACGAAGTGTTTGGTAAAAGCCGATCAGTCCAGCAGCGCCAGTGCCTCGGCGGTGCATTCCTGAATGCGGGCCCAGTCGCCGTTCTTGATCCACTCCGGATCAAGCATCCAGCTACCGCCCACGCACATCACGTTTTTCAACGCCATGTAGCTCTTGATGTTGGCCGGGCTGACGCCGCCAGTCGGGCAGAATTTCACTTCGCCAAACGGGCCGCCGAGGGCCTTGATAGCCGCGACGCCGCCGCTGACTTCCGCCGGGAACAACTTGAAGCGGCGATAACCCAGGCCGTAGCCTTCCATGATGCCGGAGGCGTTGCTGATGCCCGGCAACAGCGGAATCGGGCTGTTGACGCTGGCTTCGAGCAGGTCACGGGTGATGCCCGGCGTGACGATGAACTGCGAACCGGCCGCTTCGGCAGCCGCCAGCATGTTGCGATCGAGCACAGTGCCGGCACCGGTCACCAGTTCCGGACGCTGCTCACGCAGAATCTGGATAGCCTTGAGGCCGAACTGTGAGCGCAAGGTCACTTCCAGGGCTGTCAGGCCACCGGCCGCGAGGGCGTCGGCCAGCGGCAGGATGTCTTGCTCGCGAGCGATGGTAATCACCGGCAGGATCCGCGCCTTGGCGCAAAGACTGTCGATCAGGGCAACTTTGTCCGCCATGGAAACGGTCGGGGATGGGGTTGTCATAGCGGCTGTTCCTTGGCTCATGGGCACCAGTAAATCTCTAACGTAGGTTGCAGAAACGCGCGAATCGGCATGGCGGCGACATCGTCACCGGCCAATGCGGCACTCAGGGTGGTCAGCTTGGACTGACCGGAAATCGATAGAACGGTGTGCTTGGCCGACGCCAGCAGCGCACGGCTCATGGTCAAGCGCTGATGCGGCACGGTCGGCGCCAGCATCGGGTAGCAACGACGTGTGCCGTCGGCTTTCAAGGCGTCGGCCAGGTTCGGGCTGTTCGGGAACAGCGAGGCGGTGTGACCGTCGTCGCCCATGCCGAGTATCAGCACGTCGATCGGCGGCAATTCCGCGAGCAAACGATCCGCCTGCTCGGCCGCCTGTTCAAGGTTGGCCGTGGCGCTGTACAGACTCAGGAACTGAGCCTTGGCCGCCGGGCCTTGCAACAGATAACGCTTGAGCAGACCGGCATTGCTGTCGGCGTGTTCAACCGGTACCCAGCGCTCGTCGGCCAGGGTGACGACAACCTTGGACCAGTCCAGCGTCTGCTTGGCCAAGTGCTGGAAAAACGCCACCGGACTGCGTCCACCGGAAACCACCAGGGTCGCGGTGCCGCGCGCGTCAATCGCGTCACTCAGTTGCTTGGCCACATTCAGCGCCAGGCCTTCGGCCAGCAACACCGGGCTTTTGAACTTATGCGCGCTGACGCCCTGAGGCAGTTTCAATTCAGATATCGCCATACCACGACCTCCCATCCCGCGTGATCAGAGCAATGGAGCTCATCGGTCCCCAGGACCCGGCCGCGTACGGCTTGGGCGCATCACCGGATTTTTTCCACCCGGCGATCAACTGGTCGCACCACTTCCACGCGGCTTCGATTTCATCTTTACGGACAAACAGGTTCTGATTGCCGCGCATCACTTCCAGCAACAACCGCTCGTAGGCATCGGGAATCCGTGCGCTACGATAAGTGTCGGAAAAATTCAGCTGCAACGGACCGCTGCGCAGCTGCATGCCCTTGTCCAGGCCTTGTTCTTTGGTCATCACGCGCAAGGAAATGCCTTCGTCCGGTTGCAGGCGGATAATCAGCTTGTTGCTGATTTGCAGGCGCTGCTCGGGGGCAAAAATGTAGTGCGACGGTTCCTTGAAGTGGATGACGATCTGCGACAGCTTCTGCGGCATGCGCTTGCCGGTACGCAGGTAAAACGGCACGCCGGCCCAACGCCAGTTGCGGATATCGGCACGCAGCGCAACGAAGGTTTCGGTGTCGCTCTGGGTATTGGAGTTCGGCTCTTCCAGGTAACCGGGAACCGATTTGCCTTCGCTGTGACCGGCGATGTACTGACCGCGCACGACCTGAGTGGTCAGGCCTTCCGGGCTGATCGGCGCCAGCGCCTTGAGCACTTTGACTTTCTCGTCGCGGATGCTGTCGGCGGACAGGTCGGCCGGCGGGTCCATGGCGATCAGGCAGAGCAGTTGCAGCAGGTGATTCTGGATCATGTCCCGCAGCTGGCCGGCCTTGTCGAAGTAACCCCAGCGACCTTCGATCCCGACCTTCTCCGCCACGGTGATTTCCACGTGGGAGATGTAATTCTGGTTCCACTGGGTTTCGAACAGACTGTTGGCGAAACGCAGGGCGATCAGGTTCTGGACGGTTTCTTTGCCCAGGTAGTGGTCGATGCGGTAGGTGCGGTTCTCCGGGAAGAACTGCGCCACGGCGTCGTTGACCTTGCGCGAGGATTCCAGGTCCGAACCGATGGGTTTTTCCAGCACCACGCGGGTGTTTTCGGTCAGGCCGACCTTCGACAGGTTCTCGCAGATCGCGCCATAAACGGCGGCCGGTGTGGCGAAGTAGGCAATCACCCGCTGGGCGCTGCCAGCCATCTCGGCCAGGGCGACATAATCGTCAGCCTTGAGGAAGTCGACGTGCAAGTAACTCAGGCGGGCCAGGAAGCGTTCGACCACGGCCTCGTCGAGCTCTTTGGCGCCGACGTAGCGGCGCAGTTCGGAGGCGATGAACGCCAAATGCTGCTGCTCGCTGCCCGGCTCACGGGCCAGCGCGATAATTCGCGTGTCCTCGTGCAAGAGGCCTGCGCCATCGAGCTGATAAAGGGCAGGAAACAGCTTGCGCAAGGCCAGATCGCCGAGGGCGCCGAACAAGGCAAAGGTGCACGGTTCAACCGTAATCGAAGGCATGATGTTTGTTCTTTTATCAAGTTAAGCTACAAATACCTTTTTTCAAGGCATCACTCAAGGGAAAATGTAGTAATAACCACAACATTTTCGCAAAATACAGATTCCGAGTGGTGGTCGGTCGGAGCCATCAGTAGGATAAGCCACCGTTACGGGCCCGATCAAAGTCCCAATTTGCATAGCCGGGGCCCTTATTTGCATTGCTCTCATGTTTGCGGAGCTAAGGAACATATATGGACCGCGTGCGAAATTTACTGGAACAGATCCAGAATCGCCTTGAAGACCTGAACAAGGCAGAACGCAAAGTCGCCGAAGTCATCCTGCTCAACCCAGAGCAGGCCACCCGGTTCAGCATCGCCGCCCTCGCCCAGGCCTCAAAGGTCAGCGAGCCGACGGTCAACCGTTTCTGCCGTTCGTTTGGCGTCAGCGGCTACCCGGAACTCAAGCTGCAATTGGCCCAGAGCCTGGCCAGTGGTGCCGCGTATGTCAGCCGTGCGGTGGAGGCCGACGACAATCCCGAGGCCTATACCAAAAAGATTTTCGGCAGCGCCATCGCCTCGCTGGACAGTGCGTTGCAGGCGCTTGACCCGAACCTGATCAGCCGCGCCGTCGACCTGTTGATCCAGGCCCGGCAGATCCACTTCTTCGGCCTCGGCGCCTCGGCCCCGGTGGCGCTGGATGCGCAGCACAAGTTCTTCCGCTTCAACCTGGCGGTCACCGCCCACGCAGACGTGCTGATGCAGCGCATGATTGCGTCGGTGGCGCACACCGGCGAGTTGTTCGTGATCATTTCCTACACCGGCCGCACCCGCGAACTGGTGGAAGTGGCGCGTATTGCCCGGGAAAACGGTGCTTCGGTATTGGGCCTGACGGCCGAGGGTTCGCCACTGGCCAAGGCCAGCACGTTGAGCCTGAACATTCCGCTGCCGGAAGACACCGACATCTATATGCCGATGACGTCGCGGATCATTCAGCTGACCGTGCTGGATGTGCTCGCCACCGGCATGACCTTGCGCCGAGGCGTGGATTTCCAGCCGCATTTGCGCAAGATCAAGGAAAGCCTGAATGCCAGTCGGTATCCGATTGGGGATGAATTCAACTAGCTCACTGATCGTTCCCACGCTCTGCGTGGGAATGCCTCTAGGGACGCTCCGCGTCCAGTGACGCGGAGCGTCACGGGCTGCATTCCCACGCAGAGCGTGGGAACGATCATCACGCCCCAACCCGCGCCTGCAAACTCAAATGCGCCCTCTCCCCCGGTGCCAGGCTCAAGCTATCGGTCCCGCCACTCGCCGCTTCAACGCACACAAACTCGGAAATCTCATTCCAGCTCACGCCCAGCAACGGTCGCGAGCCCGGATGCCAGACCACCGTGTCCGCCCTGTCTCCCGTATCGATGCACAACTCGCGCTGCCAGGCGTGGTCCTTGAGCTGTAATTCACCGTCATGCTGGAACACCCGCTGACAGCCACCCTCTACCCGCAATTCGCCTTCCTGATGACAAATCTGCCGATTCAACTGGTCGTAACCCTGGGCCCCGTCCAGGCCAGACAGCGCTACCTCGCCGACATCGCCAATACGCCAATACGCATGCAACGCCTGACTCAATTGGCACGGCAGGCTGTCCTGATGCTCGGTGCTCAGGCGCAAATCCATGCGTTCGCCCAAATGCGCGTGCAGGTCTACTTGCCAGTCGCACAACTGAAGTTGCCAGTGCAAGCGCACGCCGTCGTCATCAGTGCTGCTGTCCAGCAGCTTCCAGTCGATCAGCCGTGCCCAGCCATGGGAAGGCCAGGCGTTTTCGCTCGGATGACGGCCATACCACGGCCAGCACACCGGAACGCCACCACGAATCGCACCGACCTGCGGCCACTTCGCCGCGCACCAGAGCCAGGGTTTCTGGCCCTTTGGCTGGAAGTGCAGCAACTGCGCACCCTGGCGACTGAACACCGCCTGACACAGCGGATGGTCGATCACCAGCACGTCGCGCTTCTGATAGCGCTCCCACGCAAACACCGGACATTCGCGCAAGGATTTGAAGAAGCGTTGTAGCGGATGCTCATGCATGTGCCACGGTCCTGAAAATCATGGGTGTACTCACCATCTCTGAAAACAACAGCGCTTTTGTAGCCAGTGAATGTCTCTGTGGCGAGGGAGCTTGCTCCCGCTGGGCTGCGAAGCTGCCCTAAAACCATTCACTGCGGTGCTTCAGGCAAACCGCATTCGCCGCGTTTACGACTGCTTCGCAGCCGAGCGGGAGCAAGCTCCCTCGCCACGATGCTTTCGCCAGCCGCCTGGCGGATCAGCCCCAAAAAAAAGCGGACAGCCATGGCTGTCCGCAAAAATGCGCACATAGAGAGGAGCTTATCGCAACAGCGTTAGAACACCGACTGAATTTTCAGGCCGGCGACCAGCGCGTTGTCGACTTCATCAACACCACCCGGGTGAGTGATGTATTGCAGGTTAGGACGCACGGTCAGCCAGTTGGTAACGTGGAAGCCGTAGTTGATCTCGTAGTTGTACTCGGTGCTACGCAGCGGCGAGAACAGCGGATCTTGGTAGTCGGTGACGCCATTGGCGGCGTTGACCAGCTCGGCGTTTTTCTTCACGTCATCGTTGACATGGATACGGGCGAAACCGATACCCATGTCATCTTTCGGACGTGCATCGAACGGGCCTTTGTACACAAACATCAGCGACTGATAGTTGTCGACGAAGTTGGTGTCCTTGTCGTGGAAAGTGGCGTTGGCTGCGATGTTCAGACCGCGGGACGCGTCACCGTTGTGGCTGGTGAGTTGTTGCTGCGCCACGAACCAGTAGCCGTGTTTGCTATCGTGGCTGCGATAGGCGTTACCGCTGGTGGCTGCATCATTGCCGTCGGCATCCTTGCGGACGTCATCGGCGTTGGCCGTGCTTTTGTAGTAACCGACACGGTATTCGCCCGGCAGGTTGCCAGGGTTCGGCAACCAGACCAGTTCGACCGGCAAGACGGTGCCCTTGGTACCACTGCCGCTCAGCTTGAAGCCGTTACCATGCTCCAGTTGCGACGGGTTCTGGTTGTACGCGCCGATCTGCGCATAGAACTCAGGCGAAATGTTGTACTTCACGCGGACTGCAGCCTGCATGACCGGCCAGTTGTACCAGATGTTGGTTGCCCAGTTACCCGCCTGGGAACCGCAGAACGCCAGGTTCTGGAACTCGCACGGGAAGGTGTTGAAGTCTTCGCCTTCGCCGAAGTAACCGGCCTTGACGTCCAGTTTGCCGTCGAGGAACTGGTGTTTGATCCACAGTTGGGTCAGGCGGACCATATGGCCGCGGCCGTAGACTTCCTGGGACGAACTCAAGGTGCCGGCACGCGGGTCGCCGACGCGGTCATTGGAAATGTTCTCACCGTTACGGTTGGTGAGCTGGATCTTGGCCTGGGTGTTATCCCAGCCCCACAGTTTTTGCAGGTCCAGCGCCACGCCCAGACCAAACTGGTCGGCGTAACGCGCCGTCTTGTCGTCGTTGTAGCCGCCGTGGAGGTTGGCGCCCACTTCACCGACGTAGTCCATCTTGATGTCGATACCCTGCTCGATCAGCCTGGTCCGCTCGCCACCCCAATCACCGGTCATCCATTCGGAATCGGCGCTGAACGCGTCAGCCGCATGTACGCTGCCGGCCAACATCATTGCCGCAACGGCTGACAACTGGCAGATAAGCTGAGCGTTGTTGTTCTTCTTCATCCCTACATCCTCGTTTTATTGTTATTAACTGTTTTTATCTAACGCGGTGACATCGGTTACGACGGACTACAGACCACCCGCCATGGATTTCCCCCCTGTGGGAGCGAGCCTGCTCGCGATAGCGGTGTATCAGTCGACATCGATGCTGAATGTCAGTCCGTCATCGCGAGCAGGCTCACTCCCACATTTTTTGATCTTTATCTGCCTTTGAACTGGGCGACGTTGGCGCTGTGAGCTTCGGTTTTTGGCAGGCCGGCCACCCCCAGGCGTTCACCGGTCTTGGCATCGAACAACAGCACTTTCGATGGATCGAATTGCAGGGTCAGGGTCTCGCCCACGGCCGGTGCAACGTCCGGCGCCAGACGGCAGCAGACTTTGGTGTCGTTGAGATTGACGAACACCAGGGTGTCGGGACCGGTTGGCTCGGTGACCTGGACTTCGGCACGAATGGTCGGCAAACCATTGGGCTCACTGCCGGCCAAAACGATCTGCTCCGGGCGCATGCCGAGGATCACTTCGCGGTCTTCGAGACCGGCGTCCTGCATGCCCAGCGGCAATTCGCAGCGCGCCTGACCGCTGTCGAGCAGCGCCACCAGACGACCTTCCTTGCGCTGCAAGCGCAGGGGGATGAAGTTCATCGGCGGCGAACCGATGAAGCTCGCCACGAACAGGTTGGCCGGGTTGTTGTAGATGTCTTTGGGCGTGCCGAACTGCTGGATGATCCCGTCCTTCATCACCGCCACTTTGTCGCCCAGGGTCATGGCTTCGATCTGGTCGTGGGTCACGTAGACCGTGGTGGTTTTCAGGCGCTGGTGCATCAGTTTCATTTCGGTGCGCATCTCGACGCGCAGCTTGGCGTCGAGGTTGGACAGCGGTTCGTCGAACAGGTAAATCTTCGGCCGCCGCGCCAGCGCCCGGCCCATTGCCACGCGCTGTTGCTGACCACCAGAGAGCTGGCCGGGTTTGCGGGCGAGCAAATGTTCGATCTGCAACAGCTTGGCCACACGAGCGACTTCTTCGTCGATTTCGGCGGCGGGCATTTTGCGAATCTTCAGGCCGAACGCGATGTTGTCGCGCACGCTCATCGTCGGGTACAGCGCGTAGGACTGGAACACCATGGCGATGTCACGATCTTTGGGGCTCATGCCGCTGATGTCGGCGTCGTCCACCAGGATCGCGCCGCCGCTGATGTTTTCCAGACCGGCGATGCAGTTCATCAGCGTGGACTTACCACAGCCCGATGGACCGACGAGGATCAGGAACTCACCGTCATTGATCTTCAGTTCGATGTTTTTCAGGGTGTCCGGCAAACCGGCACCGTAGGTCTTGTTGACGTTGCGTAATTCGAGAGTTGCCATGTTCTACCCCTTGACCGCGCCGGACGTCAGCCCACGCAGGAAATACTTGCCAGCGAATATGTAGACCAGCAGTGTCGGCAGCCCAGCGATCATCGCGGCAGCCATATCAACGTTGTATTCCTTGGCCCCAGTGCTGGTGTTGACCAGGTTGTTCAGGGCCACGGTAATCGGCTGTGCATCGCCACTGGCGAAGACCACGCCGAACAGGAAGTCATTCCAGATCTGGGTGAACTGCCAGATCAGGCAGACCATCACGATCGGGATCGACATCGGCAGCAGGATCTTCCAGAAAATCGTGAAGAAGCCCGCGCCATCCAGCCGCGCCGCCTTGACCAGCGCATCCGGAATGCTCACGTAGTAGTTGCGGAAGAACAGCGTGGTGAACGCCAGGCCGTAAACCACATGCACCAGCACCAGGCCGGTGGTGGTGTTGGCCAGGCCGATCTTGCCGAGGGTGAACGAGGCTGGCAGCAGCACG of the Pseudomonas frederiksbergensis genome contains:
- a CDS encoding intradiol ring-cleavage dioxygenase, with protein sequence MEDNTPISPAPAVYLLSPEQIAGPYFRNAKLIRRNISEGMDGIPLVLRLTIVDAMTGQPVTDALVDIWHCNARGAYSGWSKVNPDTEIDVDDIGSIPRTDDDTYLRGGQFTDKNGIVRFTTIYPGFYAGRALHIHVVVRIMEGNNYLEERHVAWVGQLYFPEVASRSVLNAKEYRGRAVSPLTNDQDFFYENMGGEASTLNVHTLSRDSNIDGYFGHTTIGIDTFAVSTQIKPEDFDKHTV
- a CDS encoding bifunctional 4-hydroxy-2-oxoglutarate aldolase/2-dehydro-3-deoxy-phosphogluconate aldolase, coding for MTTPSPTVSMADKVALIDSLCAKARILPVITIAREQDILPLADALAAGGLTALEVTLRSQFGLKAIQILREQRPELVTGAGTVLDRNMLAAAEAAGSQFIVTPGITRDLLEASVNSPIPLLPGISNASGIMEGYGLGYRRFKLFPAEVSGGVAAIKALGGPFGEVKFCPTGGVSPANIKSYMALKNVMCVGGSWMLDPEWIKNGDWARIQECTAEALALLD
- the pgl gene encoding 6-phosphogluconolactonase translates to MAISELKLPQGVSAHKFKSPVLLAEGLALNVAKQLSDAIDARGTATLVVSGGRSPVAFFQHLAKQTLDWSKVVVTLADERWVPVEHADSNAGLLKRYLLQGPAAKAQFLSLYSATANLEQAAEQADRLLAELPPIDVLILGMGDDGHTASLFPNSPNLADALKADGTRRCYPMLAPTVPHQRLTMSRALLASAKHTVLSISGQSKLTTLSAALAGDDVAAMPIRAFLQPTLEIYWCP
- the zwf gene encoding glucose-6-phosphate dehydrogenase; translated protein: MPSITVEPCTFALFGALGDLALRKLFPALYQLDGAGLLHEDTRIIALAREPGSEQQHLAFIASELRRYVGAKELDEAVVERFLARLSYLHVDFLKADDYVALAEMAGSAQRVIAYFATPAAVYGAICENLSKVGLTENTRVVLEKPIGSDLESSRKVNDAVAQFFPENRTYRIDHYLGKETVQNLIALRFANSLFETQWNQNYISHVEITVAEKVGIEGRWGYFDKAGQLRDMIQNHLLQLLCLIAMDPPADLSADSIRDEKVKVLKALAPISPEGLTTQVVRGQYIAGHSEGKSVPGYLEEPNSNTQSDTETFVALRADIRNWRWAGVPFYLRTGKRMPQKLSQIVIHFKEPSHYIFAPEQRLQISNKLIIRLQPDEGISLRVMTKEQGLDKGMQLRSGPLQLNFSDTYRSARIPDAYERLLLEVMRGNQNLFVRKDEIEAAWKWCDQLIAGWKKSGDAPKPYAAGSWGPMSSIALITRDGRSWYGDI
- a CDS encoding MurR/RpiR family transcriptional regulator gives rise to the protein MRNLLEQIQNRLEDLNKAERKVAEVILLNPEQATRFSIAALAQASKVSEPTVNRFCRSFGVSGYPELKLQLAQSLASGAAYVSRAVEADDNPEAYTKKIFGSAIASLDSALQALDPNLISRAVDLLIQARQIHFFGLGASAPVALDAQHKFFRFNLAVTAHADVLMQRMIASVAHTGELFVIISYTGRTRELVEVARIARENGASVLGLTAEGSPLAKASTLSLNIPLPEDTDIYMPMTSRIIQLTVLDVLATGMTLRRGVDFQPHLRKIKESLNASRYPIGDEFN
- a CDS encoding D-hexose-6-phosphate mutarotase; amino-acid sequence: MHEHPLQRFFKSLRECPVFAWERYQKRDVLVIDHPLCQAVFSRQGAQLLHFQPKGQKPWLWCAAKWPQVGAIRGGVPVCWPWYGRHPSENAWPSHGWARLIDWKLLDSSTDDDGVRLHWQLQLCDWQVDLHAHLGERMDLRLSTEHQDSLPCQLSQALHAYWRIGDVGEVALSGLDGAQGYDQLNRQICHQEGELRVEGGCQRVFQHDGELQLKDHAWQRELCIDTGDRADTVVWHPGSRPLLGVSWNEISEFVCVEAASGGTDSLSLAPGERAHLSLQARVGA
- a CDS encoding carbohydrate porin, with the protein product MKKNNNAQLICQLSAVAAMMLAGSVHAADAFSADSEWMTGDWGGERTRLIEQGIDIKMDYVGEVGANLHGGYNDDKTARYADQFGLGVALDLQKLWGWDNTQAKIQLTNRNGENISNDRVGDPRAGTLSSSQEVYGRGHMVRLTQLWIKHQFLDGKLDVKAGYFGEGEDFNTFPCEFQNLAFCGSQAGNWATNIWYNWPVMQAAVRVKYNISPEFYAQIGAYNQNPSQLEHGNGFKLSGSGTKGTVLPVELVWLPNPGNLPGEYRVGYYKSTANADDVRKDADGNDAATSGNAYRSHDSKHGYWFVAQQQLTSHNGDASRGLNIAANATFHDKDTNFVDNYQSLMFVYKGPFDARPKDDMGIGFARIHVNDDVKKNAELVNAANGVTDYQDPLFSPLRSTEYNYEINYGFHVTNWLTVRPNLQYITHPGGVDEVDNALVAGLKIQSVF
- a CDS encoding ABC transporter ATP-binding protein; this encodes MATLELRNVNKTYGAGLPDTLKNIELKINDGEFLILVGPSGCGKSTLMNCIAGLENISGGAILVDDADISGMSPKDRDIAMVFQSYALYPTMSVRDNIAFGLKIRKMPAAEIDEEVARVAKLLQIEHLLARKPGQLSGGQQQRVAMGRALARRPKIYLFDEPLSNLDAKLRVEMRTEMKLMHQRLKTTTVYVTHDQIEAMTLGDKVAVMKDGIIQQFGTPKDIYNNPANLFVASFIGSPPMNFIPLRLQRKEGRLVALLDSGQARCELPLGMQDAGLEDREVILGMRPEQIVLAGSEPNGLPTIRAEVQVTEPTGPDTLVFVNLNDTKVCCRLAPDVAPAVGETLTLQFDPSKVLLFDAKTGERLGVAGLPKTEAHSANVAQFKGR
- a CDS encoding carbohydrate ABC transporter permease, coding for MSNQLGKPAISFSRIAIYATLLLAAAIYLVPLVVMLLTSFKSPEDIRTGNLLSWPQVIDGIGWIKAWDSVGSYFWNSVKITVPAVLISTFIGAMNGYVLSMWRFRGSQLFFGLLLFGCFLPFQTVLLPASFTLGKIGLANTTTGLVLVHVVYGLAFTTLFFRNYYVSIPDALVKAARLDGAGFFTIFWKILLPMSIPIVMVCLIWQFTQIWNDFLFGVVFASGDAQPITVALNNLVNTSTGAKEYNVDMAAAMIAGLPTLLVYIFAGKYFLRGLTSGAVKG